The Odocoileus virginianus isolate 20LAN1187 ecotype Illinois chromosome 12, Ovbor_1.2, whole genome shotgun sequence genome has a segment encoding these proteins:
- the EMID1 gene encoding EMI domain-containing protein 1 isoform X6 has product MGGPRAWALLCLGLLLPGGSAAWSVGGAPFSARRNWCSYVVTRAVSCHVQNGTYLQRVLQNCPWPMSCPGNSYRTVVRPTYKVMYKMVTAREWRCCPGHSGPSCEEVAGSSGFVEPGWSGSTTRRMALQRTGFSGCLNCSKVSELTERLKVLEAKVAVLTVTERAVPPTPAAPEDPAPLWGSPAVQGSPGDGGLRGLPGSRENQRPPLLPRDDRVGARGLPGPAGPKGDPGSRGPMGMRGPPGLQGPPGSPGQVGAVGIPGERGPPGPPGPPGPPGPPAPVGPPYTRISQHGDPFLSNTFTETSSHWPQGPAGPPGPPGPMGPPGLPGPMGIPGSPGHMGPPGPTGPKGTSGHPGEKGERGLRGEPGPQGSMGQRGEPGPKGDPGERSHWNQRGQGQASLAQAPPAS; this is encoded by the exons ATGGGCGGCCCGCGGGCCTGGGCGCTGCTCTGCCTCGGGCTCCTGCTCCCGGGAGGGAGCGCCGCGTGGAGCGTCGGGGGAGCTCCGTTCTCTGCGCGCAG GAACTGGTGCTCCTACGTGGTGACCCGTGCCGTGTCATGCCACGTGCAGAATGGCACCTACCTGCAGAGGGTGCTGCAGAATTGCCCCTGGCCCATGAGCTGCCCTGGGAACAG CTACAGGACGGTGGTGAGACCCACGTACAAGGTGATGTACAAGATGGTGACGGCCCGCGAGTGGAGGTGCTGCCCCGGGCACTCGGGGCCGAGCTGCGAGGAAG TTGCAGGCTCCTCTGGCTTCGTGGAGCCCGGGTGGTCGGGCAGCACCACGCGGCGGATGGCACTtcagcgcacaggcttctcag GTTGTCTCAACTGCAGCAAAGTGTCGGAGCTGACAGAGCGGCTGAAGGTGCTGGAGGCCAAG GTGGCGGTGCTGACTGTCACGGAGCGGGCAGTGCCCCCGACCCCAGCTGCCCCTGAGGACCCCGCCCCGCTCTGGGGTTCCCCAGCCGTCCAGGGCAGCCCCGGGGATGGAGGCCTCCGAG ggctgccGGGAAGCAGAGAAAACCAGAGGCCCCCTCTGCTCCCTCGAGATG ATCGAGTTGGTGCCCGGGGGCTTCCTGGGCCCGCTGGCCCCAAGGGAGACCCTGGCAGCCGGGGCCCGATGGGGATGAGAGGCCCACCAG GTCTGCAGGGCCCCCCAGGGAGCCCTGGCCAGGTGGGAGCTGTGGGCATCCCCGGAGAGAGGGGACCTCCAGGGCCCCCAGGCCCTCCTGGCCCCCCTGGGCCCCCAGCGCCTGTTGGACCACCCTACACCCGGATCTCCCAGCATG GGGACCCGTTTCTGTCCAACACCTTCACTGAGACCAGCAGCCACTGGCCCCAGGGACCGGCTGGGCCCCCAGGCCCCCCAGGACCCATGG GTCCTCCTGGACTTCCTGGTCCCATGGGGATTCCTGGGAGTCCTGGACATATG GGACCCCCAGGCCCTACTGGACCCAAAGGAACCTCCGGCCACCCTGGAGAGAAGGGCGAGAGA GGACTGCGGGGGGAGCCTGGCCCCCAAGGCTCCATGGGGCAGCGG
- the EMID1 gene encoding EMI domain-containing protein 1 isoform X5 — MGGPRAWALLCLGLLLPGGSAAWSVGGAPFSARRNWCSYVVTRAVSCHVQNGTYLQRVLQNCPWPMSCPGNSYRTVVRPTYKVMYKMVTAREWRCCPGHSGPSCEEVAGSSGFVEPGWSGSTTRRMALQRTGFSGCLNCSKVSELTERLKVLEAKVAVLTVTERAVPPTPAAPEDPAPLWGSPAVQGSPGDGGLRGLPGSRENQRPPLLPRDDRVGARGLPGPAGPKGDPGSRGPMGMRGPPGLQGPPGSPGQVGAVGIPGERGPPGPPGPPGPPGPPAPVGPPYTRISQHGDPFLSNTFTETSSHWPQGPAGPPGPPGPMGPPGLPGPMGIPGSPGHMGPPGPTGPKGTSGHPGEKGERGLRGEPGPQGSMGQRGEPGPKGDPGERSHWISFPNPLESKLQTSSASPPTHQCVS; from the exons ATGGGCGGCCCGCGGGCCTGGGCGCTGCTCTGCCTCGGGCTCCTGCTCCCGGGAGGGAGCGCCGCGTGGAGCGTCGGGGGAGCTCCGTTCTCTGCGCGCAG GAACTGGTGCTCCTACGTGGTGACCCGTGCCGTGTCATGCCACGTGCAGAATGGCACCTACCTGCAGAGGGTGCTGCAGAATTGCCCCTGGCCCATGAGCTGCCCTGGGAACAG CTACAGGACGGTGGTGAGACCCACGTACAAGGTGATGTACAAGATGGTGACGGCCCGCGAGTGGAGGTGCTGCCCCGGGCACTCGGGGCCGAGCTGCGAGGAAG TTGCAGGCTCCTCTGGCTTCGTGGAGCCCGGGTGGTCGGGCAGCACCACGCGGCGGATGGCACTtcagcgcacaggcttctcag GTTGTCTCAACTGCAGCAAAGTGTCGGAGCTGACAGAGCGGCTGAAGGTGCTGGAGGCCAAG GTGGCGGTGCTGACTGTCACGGAGCGGGCAGTGCCCCCGACCCCAGCTGCCCCTGAGGACCCCGCCCCGCTCTGGGGTTCCCCAGCCGTCCAGGGCAGCCCCGGGGATGGAGGCCTCCGAG ggctgccGGGAAGCAGAGAAAACCAGAGGCCCCCTCTGCTCCCTCGAGATG ATCGAGTTGGTGCCCGGGGGCTTCCTGGGCCCGCTGGCCCCAAGGGAGACCCTGGCAGCCGGGGCCCGATGGGGATGAGAGGCCCACCAG GTCTGCAGGGCCCCCCAGGGAGCCCTGGCCAGGTGGGAGCTGTGGGCATCCCCGGAGAGAGGGGACCTCCAGGGCCCCCAGGCCCTCCTGGCCCCCCTGGGCCCCCAGCGCCTGTTGGACCACCCTACACCCGGATCTCCCAGCATG GGGACCCGTTTCTGTCCAACACCTTCACTGAGACCAGCAGCCACTGGCCCCAGGGACCGGCTGGGCCCCCAGGCCCCCCAGGACCCATGG GTCCTCCTGGACTTCCTGGTCCCATGGGGATTCCTGGGAGTCCTGGACATATG GGACCCCCAGGCCCTACTGGACCCAAAGGAACCTCCGGCCACCCTGGAGAGAAGGGCGAGAGA GGACTGCGGGGGGAGCCTGGCCCCCAAGGCTCCATGGGGCAGCGG